A region of Oceanispirochaeta sp. DNA encodes the following proteins:
- a CDS encoding NAD(P)-dependent oxidoreductase produces the protein VLKQSDVVTLHCPAGEKPLIDQEALNMMKKGSFLINTARASLVDQAALLEALKSGQIAGYAVDAFESEPPELTDLLLHPKVILSSHIGGFTEESVDRATAAAIRNILDVLK, from the coding sequence GTATTAAAACAGAGTGATGTGGTCACACTGCATTGCCCTGCAGGTGAAAAACCTTTGATAGATCAGGAAGCCTTGAATATGATGAAGAAAGGAAGCTTTCTCATCAACACGGCAAGAGCCTCTCTGGTGGACCAGGCGGCCCTTCTGGAAGCTTTGAAATCCGGTCAAATTGCCGGCTATGCAGTGGATGCCTTCGAATCCGAACCGCCGGAGTTGACAGATCTTCTTTTACACCCGAAAGTCATTTTATCCTCCCATATCGGCGGATTTACCGAAGAGAGTGTAGACCGGGCAACAGCTGCTGCCATCCGGAATATTCTGGATGTATTGAAATAA